The Herminiimonas arsenitoxidans sequence GCACCGCTAGGATTGCATCTCCCGCTTTGTGCTGTAAAAAGTTATTCCGCCACGACGACTATCCGCAATTTTGAATCCGCACCGGTCGCAGCCGTCATGGATGAAACCTACAAGGTCGCCATCACGCGCATGGGCAAGCGCATCCGTGTCGCAGGCACAGCCGAATTGGGATCATCGACACAAGAGTTGCGTCAGTCCGCATTAAACACCTTGCTGAAAGTTGGATACGACTGGTTCCCCGATGCCTGCAATTACAACACGGCGGCATTCTGGTCAGGTACCAGCCTGATGTTGCCGGATGGCCCACCAGTCATCGGTGCCACCTCGGTCAGAAACGTATTCGTCAATATCGGCCACGGCTCTACGGGCTGGGCGATGGCAGCAGGATCAGGCAAAGTGTTGGCCGATATCATCTCTGATCGCACACCCGATATCGATATCGATGGCTTAACGCCTTTACGCTATCGGTAATTAATACGGATGTAATTGGTCTAAAATCAAATGCGCCAGCGATCGCCGATGCCATCGCACTCATTTGATTGCAGATCCGAACATGACCGACATCCATACGCTTTACACCGTTGCCGACATTCGCAAGATAGAACAAGCGGCGCTCGCGACACTTCCCTCTTACACCTTGATGCAACGCGCCGGCAAAGCGGCCGCAGAATTTGCCTACACGCTGCAACAAGAGCGTGACAAGGCAGGTCGCATTCTGGTTTTGGCTGGCCCTGGCAATAATGGTGGCGATGCGCTTGAGGCTGCCAGCCAACTAGCAAATGCCGGTTTAAATGTCTCTATTTTTCTCGCAGCTAATGCCGAGAATCTCCCTGCCGATGCACAACAAGCATTGAAGCGCGCCAAAAGTGGCAAAGCAACATTTCTTGAAACCGTCGATACTGCTGCACTGAACACGACTGATTGGGCGTTGGTCATTGATGGTCTATTCGGCATCGGCCTCACACGTGCAATCACAAACGATACGCATGATTTAATCGCTGCCATCAATACTTTATCCTGCCAGATACTCGCACTGGATGTGCCTAGCGGATTAAACGCAGACACCGGTGCCATCGTCGGCGAAGATGCCGGCATCGCGATTCAAGCAACGCATACCATCACTTTTATCGGCAACAAACCTGGCTTGCACACATGCGAAGGACGCGATCATGCTGGTGAAGTCAGCGTAGTCGATCTGGATATTGCAGAGGATTTGTTCCTGCCATCGCGCATGCAATTAAGTCGTACCGAATTGTTCTGCGCAACACTCCGCCCCAGACGACACAATTCCAATAAAGGCAGTTACGGCGACGTCAGCATACTCGGCGGCGCACATGGCATGGTCGGTGCAGCCGTACTCGCCGCGCGCTCTGCCACCAAATGTGGCGCCGGACGTGTGTTTATCGCCAGCCTGGCGGAATCAATTACTTATGACAACCAGCAAGCCGAGCTGATGTGCCGCTTGGCAGGCAATATGGATTACGAGAGCACGACAACAGTCGCCGGCCCCGGATTAGGAACATCGCGACCAGCACACGATTGTCTTACCAGAGCAATCCTTGCCAATACACCTCTCGTACTGGATGCCGACGCCTTGAATCTCATCGCGGTCGAATCCGGCTTGCGACAAAAGCTACTGTTACGTCACGCATCTACAATCTTGACGCCGCATCCACTGGAAGCCGCGCGTCTGCTTGGTATCACAACGCAACAGGTACAAGCAGACCGCCTTGCTGCAGCACGCACTCTGGCTGCGACATTCCACGCGACAACAATATTAAAGGGTTCTGGCACGGTGATCGCGACACCTGATGGCGACATCGTCATCAACACCACGGGCAATCCAGCATTGGCAACGGCAGGTTCTGGCGATGTATTGGCAGGCTTATGCGGCGCTTTGCTCGCGCAGAATTATCCGGCGTGGGAAGCTGCCGTGGCCGCAGTATGGCTGCATGGCAAAGCAGCGGATGAGTTAGTGGAAAACGGAGTCGGGCCGATAGGCCTTACCGCTAGCGAGCTGATTCCTGAAATTCGCTCTATCTTGAATCGTCTGGTTTATGCAAAACCAGCGCAGATAAATTAGACCAGACGTCCGGCCGCAATCGTGATCGTTCGTTTGCACAAAGCGGCAATCGAGGGATCATGTGTCACCAACACCAGTGTCGATGCGCGCTCGCGATTCAATTCGAACATCAACTGAATCACCGACGCGCCTGTTGCAGCATCCAGACTGCCGGTAGGCTCATCGGCAAACAGTAGTGGTGGTTCGCTCACAAATGCACGCGCTAGTGCTACACGTTGCTGCTCGCCGCCGGACAGATATTTTGGATAATGCTTCAAACGGCTGGCCAGGCCAACACGTGCCAGCATGGCCTCAGCCTTTTCCTTCGCCTTGTTATCACCACGCAACTCCAGCGGCAACATGACGTTCTCTACCGCATTCAAATGTCCCAGCAATTGAAAAGATTGAAAGACAAAACCTAGCCTGGATTTACGTAATCCGGCACGACCATCCTCATCCAATGCGAAGATATCGGTGCCATCCAGTTTGACTGTCCCCTCTGAGGGCGCATCCAGTCCGGCCAGCAAACCAAGCAAAGTAGACTTGCCCGAACCGGACGCACCAACGATAGCAAGCGTGTCGCCCGCTTGCACGGTAAAATCAACAGCTTGCAGAATGGTCAGTTCGCCAGTCGCATCGGCCACACGTTTAGTCAGGTTGAGCGCTTCGATTGCAGGATACAAAGTAGAGGATTCAGACATGCCGATTGATTTCAAGTTTTCGTATCAGGTGGGAAAAGTATTGCGAGCTATTGCATTGATTGCACTCGCATCGTTCACAATGAGCGCTTATTCTGCATCAAAAACCATACTCGTGCTCGGTGACAGCTTATCCGCAGAATATGGCCTGCAACGTGGCGAAGGCTGGGTCAATCTGCTGCAGGAAAAACTGGCCGCAGAAAAAATCAGCGCATCCATTATCAATGCCAGCATCAGTGGTGAAACAACCAGTGGCGGCAAGACACGCTTGCAAACATTACTCGATAAATATCAACCTGCTATCGTCGTGATTGAGCTTGGCGCCAACGACGCATTACGCGGTTTATCGCTCATTTCGACCCAGTTGAATTTACGCGGCATGGTAACAGAGGCCAAGAATGCAAAAGCCAAAGTTCTGTTGGTCGGCATGCAGATACCGCCTAACTACGGCACCGATTACACACGACAATTCGCCGACCTGTTTCCTAAAATTGCCAAAGATACAAAATCTGCACTCGTGCCTTTCATGCTGAAAGATGTCGCCGACAAACCAGCACTCTTCCAGGCCGATCGCATGCATCCCGCAGCAGAAGCACATCCCATCATACTCAACAATATCTGGCCGCAACTGAAGCCATTGCTCACAAAGTGAATACATGAAGAAGTACCCCGCCCTGCTCCCTTTTGCTGAATTATTGCCGACGCTGGAGCAGTTCGATGCCGTCATTGATGTCCGCAGTCCCAGCGAATTCGCACTGGATCATATTCCTGGCGCGATCAATTGTCCGGTGCTGGATGATGAAGAGCGTCATCGCGTCGGTACGATGTATAGGCAAATCGGTTCTTTTGAAGCAAAGAAAATTGGTGCCGCGCTGATTGCACACAACATTGCTAGGCATATCGAAACGCAATTCAGAGACAAACCACAAGACTGGAAGCCTCTGATTTACTGCTGGCG is a genomic window containing:
- a CDS encoding bifunctional ADP-dependent NAD(P)H-hydrate dehydratase/NAD(P)H-hydrate epimerase, whose translation is MTDIHTLYTVADIRKIEQAALATLPSYTLMQRAGKAAAEFAYTLQQERDKAGRILVLAGPGNNGGDALEAASQLANAGLNVSIFLAANAENLPADAQQALKRAKSGKATFLETVDTAALNTTDWALVIDGLFGIGLTRAITNDTHDLIAAINTLSCQILALDVPSGLNADTGAIVGEDAGIAIQATHTITFIGNKPGLHTCEGRDHAGEVSVVDLDIAEDLFLPSRMQLSRTELFCATLRPRRHNSNKGSYGDVSILGGAHGMVGAAVLAARSATKCGAGRVFIASLAESITYDNQQAELMCRLAGNMDYESTTTVAGPGLGTSRPAHDCLTRAILANTPLVLDADALNLIAVESGLRQKLLLRHASTILTPHPLEAARLLGITTQQVQADRLAAARTLAATFHATTILKGSGTVIATPDGDIVINTTGNPALATAGSGDVLAGLCGALLAQNYPAWEAAVAAVWLHGKAADELVENGVGPIGLTASELIPEIRSILNRLVYAKPAQIN
- a CDS encoding ABC transporter ATP-binding protein; translated protein: MSESSTLYPAIEALNLTKRVADATGELTILQAVDFTVQAGDTLAIVGASGSGKSTLLGLLAGLDAPSEGTVKLDGTDIFALDEDGRAGLRKSRLGFVFQSFQLLGHLNAVENVMLPLELRGDNKAKEKAEAMLARVGLASRLKHYPKYLSGGEQQRVALARAFVSEPPLLFADEPTGSLDAATGASVIQLMFELNRERASTLVLVTHDPSIAALCKRTITIAAGRLV
- a CDS encoding arylesterase, whose product is MPIDFKFSYQVGKVLRAIALIALASFTMSAYSASKTILVLGDSLSAEYGLQRGEGWVNLLQEKLAAEKISASIINASISGETTSGGKTRLQTLLDKYQPAIVVIELGANDALRGLSLISTQLNLRGMVTEAKNAKAKVLLVGMQIPPNYGTDYTRQFADLFPKIAKDTKSALVPFMLKDVADKPALFQADRMHPAAEAHPIILNNIWPQLKPLLTK